In Mercenaria mercenaria strain notata chromosome 13, MADL_Memer_1, whole genome shotgun sequence, a single window of DNA contains:
- the LOC128547667 gene encoding uncharacterized protein LOC128547667 yields MCPRTSTKIMCSVLRKEFKLAHFSLSHHSRDDFIFAQWERTHAVFQVYRVSIALYTSAFILYILSTGMSNDMAYLTTWTYLVLTFYFLFSAFNAIFYTCRGHVRHQHESESLAFAENRSGEHTYDSIAHEEMADSGYLQKISRSEISPTIDAHDNVKNGHMPSYLNQEGTSPTNHDVITIPMKAAWVLGNTLQVFAIIVSLVYFIVLYPAIGHTSFWDINLHGVNSFLVIIDTCISARPVRLFHLIHPYIYGACYVIFSAIYWSFDHANNVLYPGVLDWNYPGTTLIWVAALTLVVVPLLQLIYFGAYRLRLNIYHRYNA; encoded by the exons ATGTGTCCGCGAACGTCGACGAAAATAATGtgc AGTGTTTTACGCAAGGAATTTAAATTGGCTCATTTTAGCCTGTCGCACCACAGTAGAGATGACTTTATTTTTGCTCAG TGGGAAAGGACGCATGCTGTATTCCAAGTGTACCGAGTATCTATTGCTCTCTACACATCAGCGTTCATTCTCTACATACTTTCAACAGGGATGAGCAATGATATGGCATATCTCACCACGTGGACATATCTGGTGCTGaccttttattttctgttttccgCTTTTAACGCAATCTTTTATACGTGCAGAGGACACGTGCGCCATCAGCATGAATCGGAGTCATTGGCGTTTGCAGAAAATAGATCCGGTGAACACACATATGATAGTATCGCACACGAAGAAATGGCTGACAGTGGCTATTTGCAGAAAATCAGCAGAAGTGAAATATCACCTACTATAGATGCTCATGACAATGTTAAAAATGGACATATGCCAAGTTATCTCAACCAGGAAGGCACCAGCCCAACAAATCATGATGTAATTACAATACCAATGAAAGCAGCATGGGTTCTTGGAAATACTTTGCAAGTGTTTGCAATAATTGTCAGTCTTGTGTACTTTATTGTCCTTTATCCTGCCATAGGTCACACGAGTTTCTGGGATATCAACTTGCATGGTGTTAACTCGTTTCTTGTCATAATTGACACGTGCATTTCTGCGAGACCAGTCCGTTTGTTTCACTTAATTCACCCTTACATTTACGGCGCGTGCTATGTTATATTCAGTGCCATCTACTGGAGTTTTGATCACGCGAATAATGTATTATATCCGGGTGTACTTGACTGGAACTATCCCGGAACTACTTTGATATGGGTCGCGGCTTTAACACTTGTTGTTGTCCCATTATTACAGTTAATATATTTCGGTGCATACCGTTTAAGATTGAATATTTACCATCGCTACAATGCTTAG